In the Arachis ipaensis cultivar K30076 chromosome B10, Araip1.1, whole genome shotgun sequence genome, one interval contains:
- the LOC110268436 gene encoding uncharacterized protein LOC110268436 gives MALDKDYYQHVMEDIDDEEEKLDCLMSVEHSSVLSLSESEFVCIGWSNFAMRNSVKSMMWNKLKSCVLKLISVIAKICPLHGEPKKKKTRGKITCKEIYARTMEQREEVTFDLGQPVGPTDQSVSNLTSFVGTIGRNKRFVSLLYTSWHAVPPKAKKFMWDYVNTKFLLPDSGEKWVMQAIRDAWKRFKGKIKQKHFVPYDTIEDMVKNRPPQVPESGFIKLIYYWSHPLIQSISQRNMQHKENVKFPHRMGPINFGRVRVAMQATKETKEEPKRFEMFIATRTSRKRKEVDEETQNAVEDFQHRQAAGETEEEAFEALFGKEQPGRVKLYGRSVTKTDLKKYAEINEIKNQHKEEVSSLKDKLGHMEAQQQKQEAKQQKQDEEIHGLRNMIKLLLQRSEPGMRPEELEALLQDAQQSPIDANSGHGSTHFPNLDVVCPYLFFVP, from the exons CTTGATGAGTGTGGAGCATAGTTCAGTGTTGTCGTTGAGTGAATCGGAGTTTGTGTGCATTGGTTGGTCCAA TTTTGCAATGCGTAATTCAGTGAAGTCCATGATGTGGAATAAACTTAAAAGTTGTGTGCTAAAGTTGATTTCTGTAATAGCTAAAATTTGTCCACTTCATG GAgagccaaagaaaaagaaaacccgTGGAAAAATAACTTGCAAGGAGATTTATGCAAGGACTATGGAACAGCGGGAAGAAGTCACTTTTGATCTTGGACAGCCCGTAGGACCAACCGACCAAAGTGTTTCTAATTTAACTAGTTTTGTTGGCACTATTGGTAGAAATAAAAGATTCGTTAGTCTTTTGTACACTAGTTGGCATGCTGTTCCTCCTAAAGCTAAGAAGTTCATGTGGGACTATGTTAAC ACCAAGTTTCTCCTCCCAGACAGTGGAGAAAAGTGGGTAATGCAAGCGATTCGAGATGCTTGGAAGCGGTTCAAAGGAAAGATTAAGCAAAAGCACTTCGTTCCCTATGATACTATTGAAGATATGGTGAAGAATCGACCCCCTCAAGTACCAGAAAGTGGTTTCATAAAATTGATCTATTATTGGAGTCATCCTCTAATCCAG TCAATAAGTCAAAGAAACATGCAACACAAGGAAAATGTGAAGTTTCCACATCGCATGGGGCCTATCAATTTCGGAAGAGTACGAGTGGCTATG CAAGCAACAAAGGAAACAAAGGAGGAACCAAAAAGGTTTGAGATGTTCATTGCTACCCGAACAAGTCGGAAGAGGAAAGAAGTGGATGAGGAAACACAAAATGCTGTT GAAGACTTCCAACACCGCCAAGCTGCTGGTGAAACAGAAGAGGAAGCATTTGAGGCCTTATTCGGGAAAGAACAACCAGGTCGGGTAAAGTTGTATGGAAGATCTGTGACAAAGACTGATTTAAAAAAATATGCTGAAATTAATGAAATCAAGAATCAGCACAAAGAGGAAGTGTCCAGTCTGAAGGATAAACTTGGACACATGGAGGCCCAACAGCAAAAACAAGAGGCCAAACAGCAAAAACAAGACGAAGAGATTCATGGGTTGCGAAATATGATCAAGTTATTACTGCAGCGATCGGAACCTGGAATGAGGCCAGAAGAACTAGAAGCTTTATTACAAGACGCCCAACAGTCTCCTATTGATGCGAATAGCGGCCATGGATCAACACATTTTCCGAACTTAGATGTGGTATGTCCTTATCTATTCTTTGTTCCATAG